ACCTGAATAGCCCTTTTTCACCGCAGAATGCCAATATTGATAATAGCCCTCTAACTGCAGGTCAATTTGTCCTGGTTGGCACTTTGTTTCTTGAATACAAAAAAAGTCTGCATCCATTTCATTAAAATAACTTAAAAAGCCTTTTGTAACACAGGCACGAATGCCATTTACATTCCAAGAAATTAACTTCATATTGTGCTCCTTCTTTAACATATGCGTAAATGTTTGTTTATATAAACAATCACCCGTGTCAAAAACACGAGTGATTGTTTGTAATTTCATACTTATTCGTCTTCACCGACGATTTTTACTTCCATTTCTAATTCAATATCAAACTTTTCTTTCACGACACGTTGTACCATTTGAATTGTTTGAATGTAATCAGTTGCTGTGGCATTATTTTTGTTGACGATAAATCCAGCATGCTTCGTAGAAACTTCTGCACCGCCAACACCTTTGCCTTGTAGTAGGCTATCTTGAATTAATTTCCCAGCAAAATGACCTGGTGGGCGTTTAAAGACGCTACCTGCTGAAGGATATTCAAGCGGTTGCTTGGATTCACGTTGGAATGTTAAATCGGCAATTTTTTCATCAATTTTCTGCTGGTTGCCTGTTGCTAACTCAAACGTTGCTGATAATACGAAGTAGCCTTCTTTTGTAATAATGCTTTTACGGTACGCTAATGCTAGCTGTTCGTTTGTTAATTCAAGCACTTGGCCTTCTTTTGTTATCACTTTGCACAGGACAACGATGTCTTTAATTTCACCACCATATGCCCCTGCGTTCATCGCCATCGCACCACCGATGGAACCAGGAATACCACAGGCAAATTCAAAACCTGTTAAGCTATTTGTTGCCGCTTGTTTTGATACTTCCTTTAATAACGCGCCACTTTGTGCATATACGGTTGTACCTTCGATGCGAATCTCATTTAACAATGCAAATGTCACAACAATGCCACGCACCCCGCCATCACGTACGACCATATTTGAACCGTTTCCTAACATCAGTAGGGGTACATTATTTTCATGTGCATACTGAATCACTGCAACGGCCTGTTGTTCCGTTTCTGGCATGACGAAAACATCAGCATGACCGCCTAATTTTGTCATTGTATATTGTTTTAACGACTCATTTGTCTTTATATTCGCTGCTGGGATCCACTGTAATAAATCATTTGCCCATTTTTCAATCGTCATAAATGATAAGTTCCTTTCTCATGAAGCTTGATACCTTTTCTAGTATCTGTTTTTAGCGTCCGATTTACAAGTAAAACACGACATGTTATAGCCAATTTTTCGCCCAAATCTCAATTTCTCGGACCGCTTGCTCTAGTGAACGACCTTTATCAGTTAAATTGTACTCGACACGGATTGGTACTTCCGAATAAACTGTACGTACGACAATCCCCTCTTTTTCAAGCTCCTTTAAACGTTCAGACAATAAACGTCCACTTATCGGTAATGCCGATTCGATGGCATTAAAACGTTGTGGTCCTTCTAATAATTGATAAATAATCAATGCCGTCCATCGTTTACCAACAAGCTCCATCGCTTTGGATAAACGTGGGCATAAAGCTATTTCCTTCATATTTTCCACCTCATATTGAAACAAATCGTCCATTTGTTTAGTTTAGATTTCGTTTCTCTATTTTAGCACCTTTCTTTAATTACGAAAAGTAAGTAGCTTACTGTGAGCAAAAAATGAATTGTAATATAAAACCATATATTTTATGATAAAACTATAAATTATTGAAAATGGGAGGTGATTTTTATGACAACCTATACAGTCGATGCATTCCATTCTTCTGTTAACTTTACAATCAAGCATATGATGATTACAAAAGTTAATGGTACATTTGATTCCTTCTCTGCTCAGATTGAGGCTGAAGAGATTGAAACATTAAAAAATGCAGCGATTCGCTTTGACTTAGATGTAGCAAGTGTTAACACTCGCGATGCTTCAAGAGATAATCATTTAGTTTCTGCTGACTTTTTTCATGCAGACAGATTCCCTAAAATGAAGTTTATTCAAACCTCTATTGAAAAAGTAAATGAGCAATTTATGCTTCATGGCGATTTAACGATTAAAGACGTGACAAACCCTGTTACGTTTACAGTTACATATAATGGTCATGTGAAAAGTCCATGGGAAGCTGAAGCATATGGCTTTAGCTGTAAAACAACGATTAATCGTAAAGATTTTGGCCTAACATACAATGCCGCAATTGAAACGGGTGGCTTATTAATCGATGAGCTTGTAACAATAAATGTAGAACTTCAATTAAATATACTTGCTTAATCAAAAAAAGGTCACCCGCTGTGCGAGTGACCTTTTTTTTACGTATAATTAAGCAGTTACTGTCGCTAATTTTTGCGCTACTGCTTTTACATTTTCTAAACCTGTCGCAATGATTGTTGGTGCATTAGCACTGTCAGCAGCGTGACCTTCAATAATTACTTCGCCGATTTTTTCCATACCGTAAACACCGCCGATTACATTGTTAATGTAGTTAACTGCCATTTCCATTGAAGACATTGCTGGATTTGAATAGTTACCACCACGAGCGTTTAATACGATGAATTTTTTGTCTGTCATTAAGCTTACTAATTGACCTTGCTCATTGTATTTGAATGAGTAGCCCGCACCGTACGTGTAATCGATGAATGATTGTAGGGCTGCTGGAATTGTTTGGTTCCATAATGGGAATGCAAATACTACTACTTCTGCTACGTCTAAAGCTGCACGTGCTTTGTTCATTGAATCAAATGAAGCTTGCTCTGCTGCTGTTAACGCTTCTCCATTTTGTAATTTACCGAAAGCATTGAATAACTCTTGGCCGAAGTAAGCTAAGTTTTCTTCAAATACATCAAAAGTAGATACGTTTAAGCCCTCTACTGTTGCTGCTTCTGCGATAAATGTTTCATACATTTTCGTTGAAATTCCGTCTGGACGGTTGTTTGCTCTTACTACTAATACGTTTGTCATGTTGTTAAATCTCCCTATCTATCTGTTATTTATTTTAGAACTATTTATCTCTATCGAAAATATCTCAAATTCAAAGTACTTTACTATAATAAAAGAACAACCGCAAAAAATCAACACGGTTGCTCTCAGACTTTTGACTGAAATTAGATTTCACACGAATCATCGGTACAAGTTGCTCCGTTACCACCCTGCATTTTCAGTGGTCTACGTAAGCCTGCTTCTTCCGCTGCCTTTGTAATTGTTTGCTCAAATACCTCGTTCGGCTGCGCACCAGAAATACCATATTTTTGATCAATGACAAAGAATGGTACACCGCGTACACCTAGTTGCTGCGCGATTGCAATGTCTTGCTGCATATCTTGTAGGTAGTCATCGCTCGCTAATACTTGCTGTGCCACGTCACGTGATAATCCGACTTCTTCTATCAATGTTAACAACACATCCGATTGACCGATTAATTCGCCCTCTGTGAAATATGCCTTTAACACACGCTCTGTATATTCCTTACCCTTCCCTTGTGCCTCCGCCCATTTTGCTAAGCGATGTGCTTTTACGGTATTAGCATTCTTCATATCCTCAAAGTTAAAATCTAAGCCTACTTCTTTTGCACGCATCGCAATGCCGTCACTCATCTTTTTTGCTTCTTCAATCGACATACCATATTTTTCTGATAGCTTTTCAAGTACCGAACCCGCTGCATCTTCTGGTGTTGTTGGATCTAGTAAAAAGCTTTTATATTCTACTTCAATCGCATCCCCATACCCTAAACCATCTAATGCAATCTCTAATTGCTTTTTGCCAATATAGCAAAACGGACAAACGTAATCTGACCAAATTTCTATTTTCATCGTTTTCCACACTCCCTTGTTTTTATTGTAAGGATTCTTTTTTGAAAAGTACATCTATGCGCCTTTTGTATAAACGCCCCTCCCTTCGACCATATTAAAAAATAAAAGGTGATATTTTGAAACAATCGCTTTGGCTTTCAGATAAACAAGATTTTTCTGCTTCGTCTATTCAACAATCAACAAACTGTGATGTATGCATCGTTGGTGGTGGCATCAGTGGTATTTACAGCGCGTATGTCTTAGCAAAACAAGGATTTTCTGTCGTGCTTGTCGAGGCTTTACCCAACTTTGCAAACGGAACAACCGCTTATTCAACCGGAAAACTGACAGTACAACATTCCATGATCTATTCAAAGCTATCATTAGAGGATGCGCAGCGCTACTACAAAGCCAACCAACAGGCGATTGAACAAGTAACGGATCTCCATCCAACAAGCCTTGCTAATGCCACTTCCTACTTATATACAGCAACCGCGCAAGGTAAAGAGCAGCTCACACAGGAAGCACAGCGCTACAAAGAATTGGGAATCCCGTTTGTCGCAACAAAAGAAACGGAACTTTCTATCCCAATTGAATTAGCGCTTGGTATTAAAAATGAAGCACAAATAAATCCCGTCGCATTTACGAATCATTTCGCACACCTTGCTCGTAAACAAGGGGCCGAGCTTTTTAGTAATACACGCATTACCAAAGTTGATGTCAAAAACCGTGTGTTACAAACAGAAAATACCCACACAATCCACTATAAAAAGTTGATTTTATGCACACATTATCCAATCGAATCCATGAAAAATTTGACGATGTTAAAACTACAAATTAGTCGTTCCTATTTAACGGCAACGAAGTGCTTTGAACAATTAAAAGGCCAGTATTTAAGTATTGATACCCCTGGTCGCACAATCCGAACTGCCCTCATTAAAGATGAACCTTATTTCATTTACGGCGGCTTTTCACATTCGGCAGGTACTCATACCGAAATTAATTATTATGAAACACTCAAACAAGAAACGCATTCGATTTTTGACTTACCAGCACCCGATTATTTATGGGACGCACAAGATATGATGACCTTTGACCAGGTGCCCTATATCGGACAAGTAAGCCCATCAGATGATTCTCTCTTTATCGCGACAGGCTTTAATAAATGGGGCTTATCATCTTCGCTTGTTGCGGGGCAATTGCTGAGTAACCTTTTAAAACAAGAGCATAATGAAGCAAGCGCGCTGTTTTCACCAAGCCGCACCAATTTTGGCAAGGAGCTGTACTTTATGCTGCAAACAGGGGGCTTTATCACAAAAGAGTTCGTAAAAGGCTACTTAACAAGAAATGATGCCCCGCGCTGTACGCATTTAGGCTGTAAAACAAAGTGGAACGCTGCAGATGACACATGGGATTGTCCATGTCACGGCTCCCGATACAACAAAGACGGGCAAGTTATTGAAGGTCCAGCAGTGTATCCATTGAAATTAAAAAAATCCGGCGATTCCTTTTGAGGAATGCCGGATTTTTTTCAGTGCCTAGGCTAAAACGCCAGCCCCTCGAGCTTTTCGGGGCTTAAAGGCGTTTTAACGCTTTTATTATTTTAAACCTTCTGTTAATACAGGAACGATTTGTTTTTTACGAGATACAACGCCAGGTAATGCGATACGGCCGTTAACGATTTCTGCGCCGAACGCTTTTGCTGCTGCTTCTGCTACTTGACCAGCCGCTACTGCAGTTGAATCATTATTTAAAATGTCTGTTACTACGAAGAAGAATAAATCTAAACCGTTGTCAGCAACATCTTTGTTTAGTAAGTTTTCTAGTTCTGCTTGGCGACCTAATACGTCTTCGATATCTACTGCGTTTACTTGTGCAACCGTTGCTTTGTATCCGCCGAACTCAAAGCCTTTTGCGTCTAATGATAATAAATCTTCTAATGATTTATCTGAAAGGTCTGCTCCTGCTTTTAACATCGCTAAACCGTAGTCAGCTGCATCCACACCAGCAATTTCAGCTAATTCAACGCCCGCTTTCACGTCTTGCTCTGTGCAAGTAGGTGATTTGAATAATAATGTATCAGAAACGATTGCTGATAACATTAAGCCCGCAATGTTTGAAGGGATTTCTACATCATTCTCTTTGAATAATTTATTTAAAATCGTT
The sequence above is a segment of the Solibacillus sp. FSL H8-0523 genome. Coding sequences within it:
- the murB gene encoding UDP-N-acetylmuramate dehydrogenase, coding for MTIEKWANDLLQWIPAANIKTNESLKQYTMTKLGGHADVFVMPETEQQAVAVIQYAHENNVPLLMLGNGSNMVVRDGGVRGIVVTFALLNEIRIEGTTVYAQSGALLKEVSKQAATNSLTGFEFACGIPGSIGGAMAMNAGAYGGEIKDIVVLCKVITKEGQVLELTNEQLALAYRKSIITKEGYFVLSATFELATGNQQKIDEKIADLTFQRESKQPLEYPSAGSVFKRPPGHFAGKLIQDSLLQGKGVGGAEVSTKHAGFIVNKNNATATDYIQTIQMVQRVVKEKFDIELEMEVKIVGEDE
- a CDS encoding helix-turn-helix domain-containing protein, which encodes MKEIALCPRLSKAMELVGKRWTALIIYQLLEGPQRFNAIESALPISGRLLSERLKELEKEGIVVRTVYSEVPIRVEYNLTDKGRSLEQAVREIEIWAKNWL
- a CDS encoding YceI family protein; the encoded protein is MTTYTVDAFHSSVNFTIKHMMITKVNGTFDSFSAQIEAEEIETLKNAAIRFDLDVASVNTRDASRDNHLVSADFFHADRFPKMKFIQTSIEKVNEQFMLHGDLTIKDVTNPVTFTVTYNGHVKSPWEAEAYGFSCKTTINRKDFGLTYNAAIETGGLLIDELVTINVELQLNILA
- a CDS encoding NAD(P)H-dependent oxidoreductase translates to MTNVLVVRANNRPDGISTKMYETFIAEAATVEGLNVSTFDVFEENLAYFGQELFNAFGKLQNGEALTAAEQASFDSMNKARAALDVAEVVVFAFPLWNQTIPAALQSFIDYTYGAGYSFKYNEQGQLVSLMTDKKFIVLNARGGNYSNPAMSSMEMAVNYINNVIGGVYGMEKIGEVIIEGHAADSANAPTIIATGLENVKAVAQKLATVTA
- a CDS encoding DsbA family oxidoreductase, encoding MKIEIWSDYVCPFCYIGKKQLEIALDGLGYGDAIEVEYKSFLLDPTTPEDAAGSVLEKLSEKYGMSIEEAKKMSDGIAMRAKEVGLDFNFEDMKNANTVKAHRLAKWAEAQGKGKEYTERVLKAYFTEGELIGQSDVLLTLIEEVGLSRDVAQQVLASDDYLQDMQQDIAIAQQLGVRGVPFFVIDQKYGISGAQPNEVFEQTITKAAEEAGLRRPLKMQGGNGATCTDDSCEI
- a CDS encoding FAD-dependent oxidoreductase, with protein sequence MKQSLWLSDKQDFSASSIQQSTNCDVCIVGGGISGIYSAYVLAKQGFSVVLVEALPNFANGTTAYSTGKLTVQHSMIYSKLSLEDAQRYYKANQQAIEQVTDLHPTSLANATSYLYTATAQGKEQLTQEAQRYKELGIPFVATKETELSIPIELALGIKNEAQINPVAFTNHFAHLARKQGAELFSNTRITKVDVKNRVLQTENTHTIHYKKLILCTHYPIESMKNLTMLKLQISRSYLTATKCFEQLKGQYLSIDTPGRTIRTALIKDEPYFIYGGFSHSAGTHTEINYYETLKQETHSIFDLPAPDYLWDAQDMMTFDQVPYIGQVSPSDDSLFIATGFNKWGLSSSLVAGQLLSNLLKQEHNEASALFSPSRTNFGKELYFMLQTGGFITKEFVKGYLTRNDAPRCTHLGCKTKWNAADDTWDCPCHGSRYNKDGQVIEGPAVYPLKLKKSGDSF
- a CDS encoding manganese-dependent inorganic pyrophosphatase, with the protein product MSKTIVFGHKNPDTDTITSAIVYAYLKQQLGVDAEAVRLGEVNNETQFALDKFGFTAPRLIANVKDEAAQVILVDHNEFQQSADGIEDVQITEVIDHHRIANFQTADPLYFRAEPVGCTATILNKLFKENDVEIPSNIAGLMLSAIVSDTLLFKSPTCTEQDVKAGVELAEIAGVDAADYGLAMLKAGADLSDKSLEDLLSLDAKGFEFGGYKATVAQVNAVDIEDVLGRQAELENLLNKDVADNGLDLFFFVVTDILNNDSTAVAAGQVAEAAAKAFGAEIVNGRIALPGVVSRKKQIVPVLTEGLK